From one Caldithrix abyssi DSM 13497 genomic stretch:
- a CDS encoding cytochrome c3 family protein, with translation MKKHILFLVVIFFIYPLLAENDVCLECHSDPELTTERGGEEVSLFVNENIFATSVHGDLECVSCHADADVEEFPHPERLSSPHCGDCHDTEQEKYDIGFHGKAFARGDRYAPSCWECHGTHDIYPETDVRSRVFKMNIPLLCGRCHREGAPVARIYKIPEHNILENYSQSIHGEGLFKKGLIVTAACADCHDAHQILPHTDPRSSIAPENIAKTCTQCHSRIEDVHVKVIKGEKWRNDPSSIPTCTDCHIPHKARKESLLLSLSDRSCLLCHGNKEIHKEEDGQQVSLYVNKEKIKQSVHREVPCVKCHSDVDASLQRPCKTAGKVDCASCHIDLGEQYKHSGHGISRQKGLEEAPDCKTCHGTHLVLSANDENSPIFRSNIPRLCGDCHRAGSNIAAMDTLSQHNVLTDYSKSIHGQRLEKQGLLPAAICSDCHTSHNILNHKHPESSVNPRNIPATCSQCHLGIYKEFTNSIHGKSNDKNKNLPSCTTCHSSHTIQFVGKDKFMTEVTAQCGSCHKELAETYLETMHGKTYKLGYLKAAKCSDCHTAHNILPPDDPRSSLSIHNITKTCMKCHEDASARFTGYLTHATHHDRTKYPYLYYTYKAMTFLLIGVFSFFGLHTLLWLPRSIENYRRRKKAHQDKKVNYYIKRFDLSHRITHLFVIISFLSLAVTGMMLKFSGMPWAKFLADLIGGVEVAGTIHRIGAVITFGYFLVHLYLIYKRMKASGKNFWQFITGPHSMMFNKKDVQDFIATIKWFLWLGPRPKYGRWTYWEKFDYFAVFWGVAVIGLSGLMLWFPEFFTHFLPGWFINVAGIIHSDEALLAVGFIFTIHFFNTHLRPESFPMDKVIFTGLVPVDEYKEDRPAEYEYLKSQDKLKKVVVKTSIDKRKERFIFFMGMTFLTIGITIIVLIIYSVLFGYK, from the coding sequence GTGAAAAAACACATATTGTTTTTAGTTGTTATCTTTTTTATCTATCCTCTTTTGGCAGAAAATGACGTTTGCCTTGAGTGTCATTCCGATCCGGAATTAACCACCGAAAGAGGCGGAGAAGAAGTATCGTTATTTGTAAATGAAAATATTTTTGCAACGTCAGTACACGGCGACCTGGAATGTGTTAGTTGTCATGCCGATGCCGATGTTGAAGAATTTCCGCATCCAGAAAGGTTGTCTTCGCCCCATTGCGGAGATTGCCACGATACCGAGCAGGAAAAATATGACATCGGGTTTCATGGCAAGGCATTTGCCCGGGGTGATCGTTATGCCCCCTCCTGCTGGGAGTGCCATGGAACACATGACATATACCCTGAAACGGATGTGCGTTCCAGGGTTTTTAAAATGAATATTCCCCTTTTGTGCGGACGTTGCCATCGTGAAGGAGCGCCGGTCGCCAGAATCTACAAAATACCCGAACACAATATCCTTGAAAATTACAGCCAGAGTATTCATGGCGAAGGTTTGTTTAAAAAGGGGCTGATTGTAACGGCGGCCTGCGCCGACTGCCACGATGCCCATCAAATCCTACCTCATACCGATCCGCGCTCGTCCATTGCTCCGGAGAACATCGCTAAAACATGCACCCAATGTCACAGCCGCATAGAAGATGTTCATGTTAAGGTCATAAAGGGCGAAAAATGGCGCAATGATCCTTCTTCCATTCCAACCTGTACCGATTGTCATATTCCGCACAAAGCGCGAAAGGAATCTTTGCTATTAAGTTTATCCGATCGCTCCTGTCTGCTTTGTCACGGCAATAAAGAAATCCATAAAGAGGAGGATGGCCAGCAGGTATCGCTCTATGTTAATAAAGAGAAAATCAAACAATCCGTTCATCGGGAAGTGCCCTGCGTTAAATGCCATTCGGATGTGGACGCAAGCTTACAACGCCCATGTAAAACGGCCGGTAAGGTAGATTGCGCCAGCTGCCATATTGACCTGGGCGAACAATATAAACACAGCGGTCACGGAATTTCCAGACAAAAGGGCCTGGAAGAAGCGCCCGATTGCAAAACCTGCCACGGCACACATCTGGTTCTTTCCGCTAATGATGAAAATTCTCCGATCTTTCGCTCCAATATTCCCAGGCTGTGCGGCGATTGCCACCGCGCAGGCAGCAATATTGCGGCCATGGATACTTTGAGTCAACACAATGTACTGACCGACTATTCTAAAAGTATCCACGGGCAGCGTCTGGAAAAACAGGGTTTACTGCCGGCGGCCATTTGTTCGGATTGCCACACCTCGCACAACATATTAAATCATAAACACCCAGAGTCGTCTGTAAACCCGCGCAATATTCCGGCCACCTGTTCCCAGTGCCATCTGGGAATTTACAAAGAATTTACCAATAGTATTCATGGTAAAAGCAATGATAAAAACAAAAATTTGCCAAGCTGCACAACCTGTCACTCTTCACATACCATTCAGTTTGTGGGAAAAGATAAATTTATGACAGAAGTAACCGCTCAATGCGGCTCCTGCCACAAAGAGCTTGCAGAGACCTATCTGGAGACCATGCATGGCAAAACATATAAACTGGGCTATTTAAAAGCGGCCAAGTGTTCCGATTGCCATACCGCGCATAATATTTTGCCGCCGGACGATCCTCGTTCGAGTTTAAGCATCCATAATATTACCAAAACCTGCATGAAATGTCACGAAGACGCGTCGGCAAGGTTTACCGGTTATTTAACGCACGCCACGCACCACGATCGCACGAAATACCCATATTTGTATTACACTTACAAGGCAATGACCTTTCTTTTAATCGGCGTGTTTTCCTTTTTTGGCTTGCACACGCTGTTATGGCTCCCCCGCTCCATTGAAAACTATCGACGCCGTAAAAAAGCGCACCAGGATAAAAAGGTAAATTATTACATTAAACGTTTCGACCTTTCGCACCGCATTACCCATCTGTTTGTTATTATAAGCTTTTTGTCGCTGGCCGTTACCGGCATGATGCTCAAATTTTCCGGAATGCCATGGGCTAAATTTTTGGCGGATTTAATCGGCGGCGTTGAAGTTGCCGGCACAATACACAGAATCGGCGCCGTTATTACGTTTGGCTATTTCCTGGTTCATTTGTACCTGATTTACAAACGGATGAAAGCCAGCGGTAAAAATTTCTGGCAATTTATTACCGGCCCTCATTCCATGATGTTCAACAAAAAAGATGTGCAGGATTTTATTGCAACCATTAAATGGTTCCTCTGGCTGGGCCCAAGACCAAAATACGGGCGCTGGACATACTGGGAAAAATTTGATTATTTCGCTGTTTTCTGGGGCGTGGCGGTCATTGGCCTTTCGGGGTTGATGCTGTGGTTTCCTGAATTTTTTACCCATTTTCTGCCGGGATGGTTTATTAACGTGGCCGGAATTATCCATAGCGACGAAGCCTTATTAGCGGTGGGCTTCATTTTCACCATCCATTTTTTTAACACCCATTTACGGCCAGAATCTTTTCCGATGGATAAAGTGATCTTTACCGGCCTGGTTCCGGTGGATGAATATAAGGAAGATCGGCCGGCTGAATATGAATACTTAAAGTCTCAGGACAAATTAAAAAAGGTCGTCGTCAAAACTTCAATCGATAAGAGAAAAGAACGTTTTATCTTTTTTATGGGTATGACCTTTTTAACCATTGGTATTACGATTATTGTCTTGATTATTTATTCTGTGTTGTTTGGCTATAAATAA
- a CDS encoding cytochrome b/b6 domain-containing protein: MNVKKVLWLWILLTFCGLLYAQMDNETCMECHSDPELTRVVNDTVEVSLFVDSAHLQGSVHADFQCTDCHAVGEDHPDDVPLGEPTCANCHEDVYEEYEQSIHGLGRKQGIQIAATCWDCHGTHNIRSAVDSSSKVYGKNLLKTCASCHSNTEVMRQFGHKRMDPVELYAESVHGRIFAEDPEANVASCITCHGSHDIKPAIDPNSNLSELNIPETCGTCHDAEAEEYTQSIHWISLKRGHHESPNCTDCHGEHNIQSYTNGSPFEHPELEATKVCAGCHSSERLMERFGLDYRRFESYFRTYHGLAVLKGSPRAATCTSCHETHSIRDSHDTLATTNPKNLVNTCSQCHSNVTPEFAQIEVHPIGLKDRNYIAYLLRAFYKWMIFIVIGGMILHNLLIVVYHIRQKRRAKKYSELVPRFQTFEVYQHLLLILSFGTLVVTGFALKFPDAYWVRALYGMGMDEVIRSTLHRIAAIIMLVISLIQAGYFIFSRKGREEIMALMPTRKDLTDFWQNMKFYLGLSKEKPKYDRFDYTEKAEYLALIWGVIIMGATGFMLWFPEFFARFLPNWFFEAAEIVHYYEAWLASLAILVWHWFFVIYHPDVYPMNVTWVDGKISLEELKHHHPLEYERIIKERKEKYNKKAIKKNDS, translated from the coding sequence ATGAACGTCAAAAAAGTTTTATGGTTATGGATTTTGTTGACCTTTTGCGGATTGCTTTATGCGCAGATGGATAATGAAACCTGCATGGAGTGTCATTCTGATCCTGAATTAACCAGGGTTGTTAACGACACGGTTGAGGTCTCACTTTTCGTCGATTCGGCACATCTTCAGGGCTCTGTTCATGCAGATTTTCAATGTACGGACTGCCACGCCGTGGGCGAAGACCATCCGGATGATGTGCCGCTGGGCGAGCCCACCTGCGCAAACTGCCATGAGGATGTTTATGAAGAATATGAACAGAGTATCCATGGCCTGGGCAGAAAACAGGGAATTCAAATTGCCGCCACCTGTTGGGACTGCCATGGAACGCACAACATACGCTCGGCTGTAGATTCCAGCTCCAAAGTCTATGGAAAAAACCTGTTAAAAACATGTGCAAGCTGCCATTCCAATACAGAGGTCATGCGCCAGTTTGGGCACAAGAGAATGGACCCCGTGGAACTTTATGCCGAAAGTGTTCACGGCCGAATTTTTGCCGAAGACCCTGAGGCCAATGTGGCCAGCTGTATTACCTGTCATGGCAGCCATGATATCAAACCAGCCATAGATCCCAATTCCAACTTAAGCGAGCTGAACATTCCTGAAACTTGCGGCACGTGTCACGATGCTGAAGCTGAAGAATACACGCAGAGCATACACTGGATTTCATTAAAACGCGGTCATCATGAATCGCCCAATTGCACCGATTGCCACGGAGAGCATAATATTCAGAGCTATACGAACGGCAGCCCCTTTGAACATCCGGAATTGGAGGCCACAAAAGTTTGCGCCGGCTGCCATTCTTCCGAGCGACTAATGGAACGTTTTGGCCTGGATTACCGGCGGTTCGAGTCTTATTTTCGCACCTATCACGGCCTGGCTGTTTTAAAAGGATCGCCCCGGGCGGCAACCTGCACCAGCTGCCACGAAACCCATTCCATCCGTGATTCGCATGATACTCTGGCCACCACCAATCCAAAAAATCTGGTAAACACCTGCAGCCAATGCCACAGCAATGTAACTCCGGAATTCGCCCAAATAGAAGTCCATCCGATCGGTCTAAAAGATAGAAACTACATCGCTTATCTTTTAAGAGCATTTTACAAATGGATGATTTTCATTGTGATCGGTGGAATGATCTTACATAATCTACTGATAGTCGTGTATCATATCCGCCAAAAACGTCGCGCCAAAAAGTACAGCGAACTGGTGCCCCGTTTTCAGACCTTTGAAGTGTATCAACATCTGCTGCTGATTTTAAGCTTTGGTACTCTTGTGGTTACCGGCTTTGCCCTCAAGTTCCCCGATGCCTATTGGGTGCGGGCGCTCTACGGGATGGGCATGGATGAGGTCATACGAAGCACCCTGCACCGCATTGCAGCGATAATCATGCTGGTTATTTCTTTAATTCAGGCTGGATATTTTATCTTTTCCAGAAAGGGCAGAGAAGAAATCATGGCCCTGATGCCAACCAGAAAAGATCTGACAGATTTCTGGCAAAATATGAAATTCTATCTGGGCCTGAGCAAAGAAAAGCCGAAATATGACCGCTTCGACTACACAGAAAAAGCCGAATACCTTGCCCTGATCTGGGGTGTGATCATTATGGGCGCCACCGGATTTATGCTGTGGTTCCCGGAGTTTTTCGCCCGCTTTTTACCAAACTGGTTTTTCGAAGCCGCAGAAATCGTGCATTATTACGAAGCCTGGCTGGCGTCGCTGGCTATTTTAGTCTGGCACTGGTTTTTCGTGATCTATCATCCAGATGTTTATCCCATGAACGTAACCTGGGTTGACGGTAAAATATCGCTGGAAGAATTAAAACATCACCATCCGCTTGAATACGAAAGAATAATAAAAGAAAGAAAAGAAAAGTATAATAAAAAGGCGATCAAAAAGAATGATTCTTAA
- a CDS encoding cytochrome c3 family protein: MKKILLIASVGLFFLACAKMETPIENKAHPADWANPQAEEFHAFKVVAAGAVSCISCHGQDLSANQSFCIDCHNKQDRPISYPHPAYWLDFKSAENHGAFVKQNEGLLTCNNCHDGQNDQATPCANCHIGGN; this comes from the coding sequence ATGAAAAAAATATTACTCATAGCCAGTGTGGGATTATTTTTCCTGGCTTGCGCCAAAATGGAAACCCCGATAGAAAATAAAGCGCACCCTGCGGATTGGGCAAATCCACAGGCCGAAGAGTTTCATGCTTTTAAAGTGGTTGCCGCAGGCGCAGTTAGCTGTATTTCCTGCCACGGTCAGGATTTGTCCGCCAATCAAAGCTTTTGCATTGACTGCCACAACAAACAAGACCGGCCGATCAGCTATCCACACCCCGCTTACTGGCTCGATTTTAAAAGCGCCGAAAACCACGGCGCCTTTGTAAAACAAAACGAAGGCCTGTTAACCTGCAACAACTGTCATGATGGTCAAAACGACCAGGCCACGCCTTGCGCCAATTGTCATATTGGAGGGAACTGA
- a CDS encoding cytochrome c3 family protein has protein sequence MQKLKPFLVVCFFLLVSSALAQEDQIIFSHQLHVQQQEIACLDCHGKAIESENWQDVLMPEMQTCYSCHDEEETPCSACHTNADEPAIARRLEGFNSRFPHKLHVDKEGNNCLTCHKGVETAKTTQDFHLPTKEKCNACHVGADVVESQSKCFTCHEPSLNFLPATHQLNWRKDHGLVQQMDENSCEHCHQPTYCSDCHEGDNLNRQAHPLNYRYTHGLMAKGNKENCLTCHQEQAFCVDCHRSERVMPQNHALPTWANRIAGDGGEHVREAQIDFDACMSCHNDAYADVVCMTCHGN, from the coding sequence ATGCAAAAGTTGAAACCATTTTTAGTTGTTTGTTTTTTTCTGCTTGTTTCTTCAGCCCTGGCACAGGAAGATCAGATTATTTTTTCGCATCAGCTTCATGTGCAGCAACAGGAGATTGCTTGTCTGGATTGCCATGGCAAAGCGATAGAAAGTGAAAACTGGCAGGACGTGCTAATGCCGGAGATGCAAACCTGTTACAGCTGCCACGATGAAGAAGAAACTCCCTGCTCCGCCTGCCATACCAATGCCGACGAGCCTGCTATCGCCAGACGTCTGGAAGGATTTAACAGTCGCTTTCCGCACAAACTGCACGTGGATAAAGAAGGAAACAATTGTTTAACCTGCCATAAAGGCGTGGAAACAGCGAAAACCACGCAGGACTTTCATCTTCCGACAAAGGAAAAATGCAATGCCTGTCATGTGGGAGCCGATGTGGTGGAAAGCCAATCGAAATGTTTTACCTGCCACGAACCATCGCTAAACTTTTTGCCGGCCACTCACCAGCTCAACTGGCGTAAAGATCATGGCCTGGTTCAGCAAATGGACGAAAATTCATGCGAACACTGCCATCAACCAACCTACTGCAGCGACTGTCATGAAGGCGACAATCTTAATCGGCAGGCGCATCCCCTGAACTACCGCTACACGCACGGGCTGATGGCCAAAGGCAATAAAGAAAACTGCCTGACCTGTCATCAGGAGCAGGCCTTTTGTGTTGACTGCCATCGCTCGGAACGGGTAATGCCCCAAAACCATGCCCTGCCTACTTGGGCCAATCGCATTGCCGGCGATGGGGGCGAACATGTTCGCGAGGCGCAGATCGATTTTGATGCGTGTATGAGCTGCCACAACGACGCTTATGCCGACGTGGTGTGTATGACCTGTCATGGAAATTAA
- a CDS encoding rhodanese-like domain-containing protein has protein sequence MMRRYFTILSLLVGLAFLFSCSSSTDNDDKEKKSNFEIIQPVVDEAIANWSNPVTPAQTIHDGLNNYFVVSVRGADDYAKGHVPGAINIPWTTIAKEENLAQIPTDKTVAVYCYTGHTGQIAATVLKVLGYDVTNMKWGIMSWTKDQTVRAAAAFNEDTDAHDYPITTEVPTAQTYDLPEPNFVDSEDAMTILKAAADQYVSTQAPVILAQALFDNLNDGNASNDPQIISVRSADHYAIGHIPGAINIPWQEIAKVENLQKIDPNREVVVYCYTGHTGQIATTVLNLLGYNAINLKWGIMSWTKDANVRVLSPFNENTDANDFALEK, from the coding sequence ATGATGCGCAGATATTTTACCATTTTATCTCTTTTAGTCGGATTGGCTTTTCTTTTTTCGTGTTCTTCTTCTACCGACAATGACGATAAAGAAAAGAAGAGCAACTTCGAAATCATTCAACCGGTCGTTGATGAAGCCATCGCCAATTGGAGTAATCCGGTCACCCCGGCACAGACCATTCATGACGGATTGAACAACTATTTTGTGGTAAGCGTCCGCGGCGCTGACGATTATGCCAAAGGCCATGTTCCTGGCGCCATTAACATCCCTTGGACAACAATTGCCAAAGAAGAGAACCTGGCCCAAATTCCAACCGACAAAACAGTGGCTGTTTATTGTTACACCGGCCACACCGGCCAGATTGCCGCAACAGTATTAAAGGTTCTGGGTTACGATGTGACCAATATGAAGTGGGGCATCATGTCCTGGACTAAAGATCAAACCGTAAGAGCGGCTGCTGCTTTTAACGAAGATACCGACGCGCACGATTATCCCATAACCACGGAGGTGCCGACCGCTCAAACCTACGATCTGCCGGAGCCGAACTTTGTCGATTCGGAAGATGCAATGACCATTCTTAAAGCCGCCGCAGATCAGTATGTTTCTACCCAGGCGCCGGTTATCCTGGCTCAGGCGTTATTCGACAACTTAAATGACGGCAACGCTTCCAACGATCCGCAGATCATCAGCGTGCGCAGCGCAGACCATTATGCCATCGGTCACATTCCCGGCGCCATTAACATTCCCTGGCAAGAGATAGCCAAAGTGGAAAATCTGCAAAAAATCGACCCCAACCGTGAAGTAGTGGTTTACTGCTACACCGGTCATACCGGCCAGATTGCCACAACCGTATTGAATCTGTTAGGCTATAATGCGATTAATTTGAAATGGGGCATCATGTCCTGGACTAAAGACGCAAATGTTCGCGTGCTTAGTCCTTTTAATGAAAATACGGACGCCAACGATTTTGCGTTAGAAAAATAG
- a CDS encoding sigma-54 interaction domain-containing protein: protein MVDPKIECKNLTEIILDNITEGVFTIDHEFNITSFNKAASQITGFPTEQAIGKKCYDVFRSDICEEGCVLKKAIENGKNSYSKIVYIITRKGFRIPIKVTGAALKDKKGNILGGVQTFRDLSTEDDLRKFIRRNYSYHDIVSKNPAMWQLFDLLPQVADSNSTVLIEGESGTGKELVARVIHQLSTRADKNFVAINCGGLPDNLLESELFGYKAGAFTDARRDKIGRIALAEGGTLFLDEIGDISQAFQVKLLRFLQEKTYEPLGSVETINANVRIIAATNKNLEELVAEGIFRKDLYYRIKVVRLHIPPLRQRKEDIPLLIDHFIRRFNNLQGKSIEGVSPRVLEVLMRHSYPGNVRELENIIEHAFVLCNEDIIQEKHLPIDLFEQRPEEIQDEYQKKLNEMEAELILRTLEEHNWNRQAAARALNIHKTTLFRKIKRLGIKLPHVDGRHRHVND, encoded by the coding sequence ATGGTTGATCCAAAAATAGAATGTAAAAATTTAACAGAGATCATATTAGATAATATCACCGAGGGCGTTTTTACCATTGACCATGAATTTAATATTACCTCTTTTAATAAAGCCGCCTCCCAGATTACCGGCTTTCCTACCGAGCAGGCGATCGGGAAAAAATGTTATGATGTTTTCCGGTCAGATATTTGCGAAGAAGGCTGCGTATTAAAAAAGGCTATTGAAAACGGAAAAAACAGCTATTCTAAAATAGTTTATATTATCACCAGGAAGGGCTTTCGCATTCCGATTAAAGTAACGGGCGCCGCCCTAAAAGACAAAAAAGGAAACATCCTGGGAGGTGTGCAGACTTTTCGTGATTTAAGTACTGAAGATGATTTGCGAAAATTCATCCGTCGCAACTATTCCTATCATGACATCGTTTCCAAAAACCCCGCCATGTGGCAGCTTTTTGACCTTTTACCTCAGGTGGCAGATAGTAACAGCACCGTTTTAATTGAAGGCGAAAGCGGCACCGGAAAAGAATTGGTCGCTCGTGTTATTCACCAATTAAGCACCAGAGCAGATAAGAATTTTGTGGCCATTAATTGTGGCGGGCTACCTGACAACCTGCTGGAGTCTGAACTGTTCGGTTACAAGGCAGGCGCTTTTACAGATGCCAGAAGAGATAAGATTGGACGAATTGCGCTGGCCGAAGGCGGCACGCTTTTTTTAGATGAAATTGGCGATATTTCCCAGGCTTTTCAGGTGAAGCTTTTGCGCTTTTTACAGGAAAAAACGTACGAGCCGCTGGGCTCTGTTGAAACCATTAATGCCAATGTGCGAATTATTGCGGCTACCAACAAAAACTTAGAAGAATTGGTGGCCGAGGGCATTTTTCGCAAAGACCTTTACTACCGAATAAAAGTGGTTCGGTTACATATTCCCCCTTTACGTCAGCGCAAGGAAGACATTCCTTTATTGATCGATCATTTTATCAGAAGATTCAATAATTTACAGGGCAAAAGTATCGAAGGCGTGTCTCCCAGAGTGCTGGAAGTTTTAATGCGCCATTCCTATCCGGGCAACGTGCGCGAGCTGGAGAACATTATTGAGCACGCTTTTGTGCTGTGCAACGAGGACATTATTCAAGAAAAACATTTGCCCATTGATTTGTTCGAGCAACGCCCCGAAGAGATACAGGATGAGTATCAGAAAAAGCTAAACGAGATGGAAGCGGAATTAATTTTGCGTACCTTAGAAGAGCACAACTGGAATCGTCAGGCTGCCGCTCGTGCCTTAAATATCCACAAAACCACACTTTTCAGAAAAATCAAGCGCCTGGGAATAAAGCTACCCCACGTCGATGGCCGCCACCGCCACGTAAACGATTAA
- a CDS encoding NifB/NifX family molybdenum-iron cluster-binding protein, producing MKVAIPVWKNRVAPLFDVCSVVKILDTNQQWAPAKTLELKRSSVGQRLSALYDAGVEVVVCNGISLFLKCCLQSRSILVFCDQDGSEKEVIRRIKDELQLINEQM from the coding sequence ATGAAAGTTGCAATACCTGTCTGGAAAAATAGAGTTGCGCCGCTTTTCGACGTGTGCAGCGTTGTAAAAATCCTTGACACCAATCAACAATGGGCGCCTGCTAAAACGCTTGAATTAAAAAGAAGCTCTGTGGGGCAACGCCTGTCAGCCTTGTACGATGCTGGTGTGGAGGTAGTTGTATGCAATGGCATCAGTTTATTTTTAAAGTGTTGCCTGCAGTCGCGATCCATTCTGGTATTTTGTGATCAGGATGGCAGCGAAAAGGAAGTAATTCGGAGAATTAAAGATGAATTACAGTTAATAAATGAACAAATGTGA